The genomic DNA ctcttttttacaTCTCTCAGACCAAAGAAtatgatttaaccctcctgttgtccttgagtcaaagaaggaagggagggaggaaggaggaagaaaaggaaaggagggaggaaggagggagggaggaaggaagggagaaggaaggcaggaaggaaaggaaggaagggaaggaggaaggaaggcaggaaagaaaagaaggaaggaaggaaggaaggagggagggagaaaggaaaagattaaggaaggaaaaaaggaagggaggaaggaagaaaggaaggaagggagggagaaataaggaaggaaaggagagaggaaagaagaaaggagggaggaaagaaagagagaaggagggaattaaggaaaggagggaaggaggaaggaaggcaggaaagaaaggaaggaaggaaggaaggagagaggaaagaaaggagagaggaaagaagaaaggagggaggaaagaaagagagaaggagggaattaaggaaaggagggaattaaggaaaggagggaaggaggaaggaaggaaagaaggaaaggaaggaggaaggaaggcaggaagcaaggaaggaggagaagttgATCTACAACCTTTCAGGGTTTCAGGGAAactgagtcaaggaaggaaggaaggaagggagagagaaggaaggaaggaggaaggaaggcaggaaagaaaagaaggaaggaaggaggagaagttgATCTGCTACCTTTGAGTTTCAGTGAAATGTTGCTTCAGTtataaaaagtcataataaacaaagagtttaaaaatgtaatcaatgatTGTAGCTGAGCTGTGTGAGCTCAGGTTTCACATCCAGAACTGATTAAGTCTGGTCCGGATGCTCGGAGGCTCGGAGGCTCGGAGACTCGGAGACTCGGAGGCTCGGAGGCTCAGTGGCTCGGAGGCTCGGAGGCTCGGTGCGGAGCGGCAGCCACTGTTAATCATTCTGGGCAAACCAggaagtgtttcctgttttaccAGGAAAACCTCGGAGCTCTGCAGGAACTGATCATCAGACGGAGCAGAGCGAGCAGAGAGAGTTGGAGATTTGTGCATAtcattatttaaccctcctgttgttccttcctttccttcctttccttcctttccttcctttccttccttcctttcttccttccttccttccctcccttccttctttcctctgtccttctttccttccctccttccttcatcccttctttccttccttcttcctctctttcttcccactttccttccttccttccttattcctcccttccttccccctttccttccttccctccttccttcatccctcctttccttcattcttccctccttccttccttctatctgtccttcctccctcattctctctttctttccttccttccttcccttccttcttccctctgtccttctttccttccttgctcccttcctcttttcctttctccctccttccttttttccttccctccctcctttccttccttgctcccttccttcatccctcctttccgtccttcttcctcctttccttcctgccttcatccctcccttccttccctcttcctctcttcctcccttcctcccccctttccttccttcctgccttcctttccttcatcctcccttccttccttcttcctcccttttcccttcccctttccttcattcctcctttcttctttccttccctcctttcctcccttgctcccttccttcttccctctgtccttctttccttccttgctcccttcctcttttcctttctcccttcttcattctttccttctttcctccatcccttccttcctccctcctgattACTGACCTGCTGCAAATAAGCAAGTAACTTTAATAAATGATAGATGAACTGTACTNNNNNNNNNNNNNNNNNNNNNNNNNNNNNNNNNNNNNNNNNNNNNNNNNNNNNNNNNNNNNNNNNNNNNNNNNNNNNNNNNNNNNNNNNNNNNNNNNNNNNNNNNNNNNNNNNNNNNNNNNNNNNNNNNNNNNNNNNNNNNNNNNNNNNNNNNNNNNNNNNNNNNNNNNNNNNNNNNNNNNNNNNNNNNNNNNNNNNNNNNNNNNNNNNNNNNNNNNNNNNNNNNNNNNNNNNNNNNNNNNNNNNNNNNNNNNNNNNNNNNNNNNNNNNNNNNNNNNNNNNNNNNNNNNNNNNNNNNNNNNNNNNNNNNNNNNNNNNNNNNNNNNNNNNNNNNNNNNNNNNNNNNNNNNNNNNNNNNNNNNNNNNNNNNNNNNNNNNNNNNNNNNNNNNNNNNNNNNNNNNNNNNNNNNNNNNNNNNNNNNNNNNNNNNNNNNNNNNNNNNNNNNNNNNNNNNNNNNNNNNNNNNNNNNNNNNNNNNNNNNNNNNNNNNNNNNNNNNNNNcccctcctcctccttcctcctcctcttcctcctcctccctcctcctcctccacctcctcctcctcctcctcctcttcctcctcctcctcctccacctcctcttcctccccctcctcctcctcctcctcttcctcctcctcctcctcctcctacacctcctcctcctcctcctcctcctcttcctcctcctccacctcctcctcctcctcttcctcccccctcctcctcctcctcctccccctcctcctcctcctcctccacctcctcctcctccccatcctcctcctcctcttcctccccctcctcctccccctcctcctcctcctcccccctcttcctcctcctctccctcctcctccccttcctcattCACTTCTTCTCTGCTCGTCTCTCATTCCTCCGTCTTGAAtcgcccctcctcctccacctcctcttccctcctcctcttcctcctcctcctcctcctccacctcctcctccacctcctcctcctcctcttcctccccctcctcctcctcctcctccacctactcctcctcctccacctcctcttcctccccctcccgctcctcctcctcttcctcctcttcctcctcctcctcctcctcttcctccccctcctcctcctcctcctcctcttcctcctcctcttcctcctcccactcct from Scomber japonicus isolate fScoJap1 chromosome 9, fScoJap1.pri, whole genome shotgun sequence includes the following:
- the LOC128364330 gene encoding uncharacterized protein DDB_G0271670-like, whose product is MCPSHLCAKLMQRRRSSSGSVSLDQSESADLKQAPTLRDPLRPLETLLVRRSKVEAWMSFELIKSGPDARRLGGSETRRLGGSEAQWLGGSEARCGAAATVNHSGQTRKCFLFYQENLGALQELIIRRSRSSSSSSSSSSSTSSSSPSSSSSSSSSSSSSYTSSSSSSSSSSSSTSSSSSSSSSSSSSSSTSSSTSSSSSSSPSSSSSSTYSSSSTSSSSPSRSSSSSSSSSSSSSSSSPSSSSSSSSSSSSSSHSSSSSPSSSSSSSSPSSSSSSSSSPSSSSSSSSTSSSSSSTSSSSSSSSPSSSSSSSSSSSSSSSSSSTSSSTSSSSSSSPSSSSSSSSSSSTSS